In Capricornis sumatraensis isolate serow.1 chromosome 18, serow.2, whole genome shotgun sequence, one genomic interval encodes:
- the PAIP1 gene encoding polyadenylate-binding protein-interacting protein 1 isoform X2, translated as MSDGFDRAPEQTRPLRAPSSSPDNIPQQNSESAMAKPQVVVAPVLMSKLSVNAPEFYPSSYSSNYTESYEDGCEDYPTLSEYVQDFLNHLTEQPGSFETEIGQFAEALNGWVTADDALQELVELIYQQATSIPNFSYMGARLCNYLSHHLTISPQSGNFRQLLLQRCRTEYEVKDQAAKGDEVTRKRFHAFVLFLGELYLNLEIKGTNGQVTRADILQVGLRELLNALFSNPMDDNLICAVKLLKLTGSVLEDAWKEKGKTDMEEIIQRIENVVLDANCSRDVKQMLLKLVELRSSNWGRVHAASTYREATPENDPNYFMNEPTFYTSDGIPFTAADPDYQEKYQELLEREDFFPDYEENGTDLSGGGDPYLDDIDDEMDPEIEEAYEKFCLESERKRKQ; from the exons atgTCGGACGGTTTCGATCGGGCCCCAG aacAAACGAGGCCCCTGAGAGCTCCATCTAGTTCGCCGGATAACATCCCACAGCAGAATTCGGAGTCAGCAATGGCTAAACCCCAGGTGGTTGTAGCTCCTGTATTAATGTCTAAGCTGTCTGTAAACGCTCCTGAATTCTACCCATCAAGTTATTCTTCTAATTATACG GAATCCTATGAGGACGGCTGTGAGGATTATCCTACTTTATCAGAATATGTTCAGGATTTTTTGAATCATCTTACAGAACAGCCTGGCAGTTTTGAAACTGAAATTGGACAGTTTGCAGAGGCCCTGAATGGCTGGGTTACAGCAGATGATGCTTTGCAAGAACTTGTGGAACTCATCTATCAACAG gccACATCTATCCCCAATTTCTCTTACATGGGAGCGCGCCTCTGTAACTACCTGTCCCATCATCTGACAATTAGCCCACAGAGTGGCAACTTCCGCCAATTGCTACTTCAAAG ATGTCGGACTGAATATGAAGTTAAAGATCAAGCTGCAAAAGGGGATGAAGTGACTCGAAAACGATTCCATGCATTTGTGCTCTTCCTGGGAGAACTTTATCTTAACCTGGAG ATCAAAGGGACAAATGGACAGGTTACAAGGGCAGACATTCTTCAGGTCGGTCTTCGGGAGTTGCTGAATGCCCTCTTCTCTAATCCTATGGATGACAACTTAATTTGTGCAGTAAAATTACTGAAG TTGACAGGGTCAGTTTTAGAAGATGcctggaaggagaaaggaaagactgacATGGAAGAAATTATTCAGAGAATTGAAAATGTTGTCCTAGATGCAAATTGCAGCAG AGATGtaaaacagatgcttttgaagCTTGTAGAACTCCGGTCAAGTAACTGGGGTAGAGTCCATGCAGCTTCAACATACAGGGAAGCAACACCTGAAAATGATCCTAATTATTTTATG AATGAGCCAACATTTTATACATCTGATGGTATTCCTTTCACTGCAGCTGATCCAG attaccaagagaaatatcaagagTTACTTGAAAGAGAAGACTTTTTTCCAGATTATGAAGAAAATGGAACCGATTTATCAGGGGGTGGTGATCC
- the PAIP1 gene encoding polyadenylate-binding protein-interacting protein 1 isoform X1: MSDGFDRAPGAGRGRSRGLGRGGGGPEGAGFPNGAGPAERPRHQPPPPPQPKAPGFLQPPPLRQPRTAPPPGAQCEVPAGLQRPARPGALPEQTRPLRAPSSSPDNIPQQNSESAMAKPQVVVAPVLMSKLSVNAPEFYPSSYSSNYTESYEDGCEDYPTLSEYVQDFLNHLTEQPGSFETEIGQFAEALNGWVTADDALQELVELIYQQATSIPNFSYMGARLCNYLSHHLTISPQSGNFRQLLLQRCRTEYEVKDQAAKGDEVTRKRFHAFVLFLGELYLNLEIKGTNGQVTRADILQVGLRELLNALFSNPMDDNLICAVKLLKLTGSVLEDAWKEKGKTDMEEIIQRIENVVLDANCSRDVKQMLLKLVELRSSNWGRVHAASTYREATPENDPNYFMNEPTFYTSDGIPFTAADPDYQEKYQELLEREDFFPDYEENGTDLSGGGDPYLDDIDDEMDPEIEEAYEKFCLESERKRKQ; the protein is encoded by the exons atgTCGGACGGTTTCGATCGGGCCCCAGGTGCTGGTCGGGGCCGGAGCCGGGGCCTGGGCCGCGGAGGGGGCGGGCCTGAGGGCGCTGGTTTCCCGAACGGAGCGGGGCCTGCTGAGCGGCCGCGGcaccagccgccgccgccgccgcaacCCAAAGCTCCGGGCTTCCTGCAGCCGCCGCCGCTGCGCCAGCCCAGGACGGCCCCGCCGCCAGGGGCCCAGTGCGAGGTCCCCGCCGGCCTCCAGCGGCCTGCCCGGCCCGGGGCGCTCCCAG aacAAACGAGGCCCCTGAGAGCTCCATCTAGTTCGCCGGATAACATCCCACAGCAGAATTCGGAGTCAGCAATGGCTAAACCCCAGGTGGTTGTAGCTCCTGTATTAATGTCTAAGCTGTCTGTAAACGCTCCTGAATTCTACCCATCAAGTTATTCTTCTAATTATACG GAATCCTATGAGGACGGCTGTGAGGATTATCCTACTTTATCAGAATATGTTCAGGATTTTTTGAATCATCTTACAGAACAGCCTGGCAGTTTTGAAACTGAAATTGGACAGTTTGCAGAGGCCCTGAATGGCTGGGTTACAGCAGATGATGCTTTGCAAGAACTTGTGGAACTCATCTATCAACAG gccACATCTATCCCCAATTTCTCTTACATGGGAGCGCGCCTCTGTAACTACCTGTCCCATCATCTGACAATTAGCCCACAGAGTGGCAACTTCCGCCAATTGCTACTTCAAAG ATGTCGGACTGAATATGAAGTTAAAGATCAAGCTGCAAAAGGGGATGAAGTGACTCGAAAACGATTCCATGCATTTGTGCTCTTCCTGGGAGAACTTTATCTTAACCTGGAG ATCAAAGGGACAAATGGACAGGTTACAAGGGCAGACATTCTTCAGGTCGGTCTTCGGGAGTTGCTGAATGCCCTCTTCTCTAATCCTATGGATGACAACTTAATTTGTGCAGTAAAATTACTGAAG TTGACAGGGTCAGTTTTAGAAGATGcctggaaggagaaaggaaagactgacATGGAAGAAATTATTCAGAGAATTGAAAATGTTGTCCTAGATGCAAATTGCAGCAG AGATGtaaaacagatgcttttgaagCTTGTAGAACTCCGGTCAAGTAACTGGGGTAGAGTCCATGCAGCTTCAACATACAGGGAAGCAACACCTGAAAATGATCCTAATTATTTTATG AATGAGCCAACATTTTATACATCTGATGGTATTCCTTTCACTGCAGCTGATCCAG attaccaagagaaatatcaagagTTACTTGAAAGAGAAGACTTTTTTCCAGATTATGAAGAAAATGGAACCGATTTATCAGGGGGTGGTGATCC